CGACAAACGCTTCCATAATTTCGGGAGATGGGCAAAAGGTTGCTTCGTAAATCTTGTCTGGCATGGTCGAATTCGAGGTAAGGGGGCGCCGTGTCTGGCAGCACTATTTCAAACTTGTGAAAAGATCAAAAAAGGACATGACACAATGCTGTCACACTGGATCTTTTTATTGATTAAAGGTTATGTTGTGACCTGAAAACGTGTCTTAAGAATCAAGGTTCTTAACTAGACGCTGGGTGGATTCATGTAATGTAACGTATACCTGGCCGGCGCTGCACTCCAACGTGAGAAAGTGCCGGTGGACTCATGTCGACCGCCCCGGAATTATGTTTTTCATACAATCAGCAGAGGTAAACTATGGCACGTGGTATTAACAAAGTAATTTTGGTAGGTAACCTGGGGCAAGACCCGGAATTGCGCTACACCGGAAGTGGTACCGCCGTTTGCAACATGCGACTCGCAACAAACGATTCTTATAAAGATGCAAGCGGACAGCTCGTCGACAAAACAGAGTGGCACAGCGTGGTAGCCTGGAGCCGGCTCGCTGAGATCTGTGGCGAATACCTGAAAAAAGGTTCACAGGTCTACTTTGAAGGCTCACTCCAGACCCGCTCGTACGACGACAAAGACGGCAACACAAAGTGGGTAACAGAAATTAAGGCGCGGGAGATGATGATTCTCAGTGGCCGTGGTGAAAACATGGGCGGCGGAGGTGGTGGAAACGGCTACCAGGGCGGTCAGTCTCGCCCACAGCAACAACAACAACCAGCTGCTGCACCGGCTGACGCCTTCACGCCAGATGACGACCTGCCGTTCTAAGGGCTGTTGCTTTATACAATTTGGCAAGGGCGTATCGCACAGGCGATGCGCCCTTTTTTTGTCCCCCAACAAATGCGATTACCCAAACCACGCGCGAATAATCGATAAAGCTGCCGTATTCCCCCCCACCATAGCGCCTAAGGCAGAGGGGGGCATTTGTGCGACGTCACCCACTGCGTACAACCCTTTGACATCAGTCTGCCCGCTTTCATCGGTCTGGATCAGCCCCATTTCATCGAGCGACAACTGAAAGTCGCGTATCACTTTTTCTTCCAGCGCACTCTTTTTCCGCGCAGGTGCCCACCATAGCGTTTCTATCTCAACAACTTCTCCTGTATCCAGCTTAACAGATTTCACGTTGCCGTTTACCTGTTCAATTTCGACAATGCTGCCGGCATGAATGGTGAAACCATTTTCGCGTAGCTTTTCCTCATCCTTTACATCCAACACGACCTCTTTTTGATTCAGGATCAGCCTGGCTGAGGCCGTCCAGTTTTTCACCAGCGCAGGAAAATGTGCGGCTTGCATAGCTGAGTTAATCACCAGGCCCCAAACCCGATCACGATTTTCGTAACCATCGCAAAAAGGACAGGGAATAATGGTGTTTGCCCAGGCTTCAGAAAATCCTTCTATCGATGGGTATATATCCTCGTAACCCAGCGCGATGATAACGCGTTTTGCTTTAAGCTGCGTACCGTTTTCAGAAGAGAGAACAAACACGCCGGCATCGTCTATTTCAATATTATCCACGCGCTCTTTTCGAAGTCCGGCGCATTGATAAACATTGATCTGTGCCCATGCTTGCGACCGAATTTCTGCAGGCAACAACCCGTCGAGCCCCAACACGTTATGCACGCCGTGAGAAGCGCCATTTCGGGGTGGAGAGGTGCTGTCAAATACTATAACGTCTTTTCGGGTTCGAGCCAGTACCAGGGCCGCCTGAAGACCAGCGGGGCCACCGCCAATAATCGCTACATCAACCATATCCATCTACCTGATCTTGTGAGTTGTTCTTCAGTGAAGATCCCTTAGATGGTATTTATACGCTATTGGTTACACCTTGAGAAAGGATATTTTTCACGCACCGCCTGGGGGGGGGGACGCGGTTATATTATAACAGTTATTAAAACTTGAAAATTTAAACGGCACTAAAACCTCCCCGCTCAACCCATCATTCTGGATACCCAGCCGGCACGGGATTGTAAAGGCAGCAGTATTGCCACTCCAAGAACAGCAATACCCGCCAGCTTTCGTTTTTCAGGGTACAAGTCATCAGCCCTGATTTGCCGCACAAGCACACGGTACATCGACCACAACGCACCACGTGCTGCGCCACTGAAAAGCTGCACCATGAACTGGTGCTCATTGTGAGTTAAGTGATCAGCGGCAGCGTATGCCGGCAGCGAGAGGCCACGGCGATCAACGGCATCTTTCACAGCAGCATGCACGCGTGCAATACCTTCGACGTATTTCCGGGAAAGCTGGGCATCAAAATGAAGCGCACCGGTAAGGTTGTTGCCATGCAAGCGATAAGACGACAGCGGTTCAGGCTGATACGCAACTTCGGTAAGAAGTGGCGCCAACATATACAGGTAGGCATCAGCCATACTAGACAGGTAGGCCGCCGGCAGCGGAAAGAGGCGTTCAGCAACTTCCCGCCTGAAACTTAGCGCACTGGCCGGCATGTTGCGCCACCGCCCGCCGCGTTTGAGCAACGCGGGCCCCAGCCAGCCAGCCTCAAAGTGGCCATGGGTCGGCAAGGTCCGTATAAATTCTCCCGCTGCATCAACTACAGACATTGCGTGCTGCACAAAGCCGGCCTGTTGTTTACGCTGCATTGTTGCAACAACAGCAGCAATCTTAGTCGCTTCATAGACATCATCGGCATCAAGCAGGCATATCACCTCACCACGTGCAGCAGCAAAGGCCCTATTTAGCGCAACGGCAACGCCCGCGTTTTCCTGTACAATCAGCCGGATGCGGTCATCTGACGCTGCAAGCCTGCGCACAATGTCTGCTGAACCATCAGTTGAACCGTCATCACACACGATGATTTCGAGATGCGTCCAGCTTTGCGCCTGCACACTGGCAATGGCAGCCGTTACATACGATGCGTAGTTATAACTTGGCATCAAAACGGAAACAAGCGGCTCAGCTTGCAGTGGGGCTAACGCCATGGGTTGGAGCTGTAGTTGAAGCATTGTTAGACGTCGACCTGCAGGCCTTCGCGAATCGAAGCAGCAATGCCTTGAAAATGCCATCGTCCATACCGTCCCAACATGTCGATGCCGTGTTCGCGCAGCAATGCCATCGACGCGTTGATCCACGCAGACCCCGGCCAGGACCATGTGTAAGCCACTTCAACCCAGGTAGCATCAACAACCTCTGCCTCCTCAATCATGCCCCATGCCTGTAATTCGGCCACAACTTCGCGCTCATATTTTGCAATCTCTTCAGTAGAAGGCCGCGCATCAGGCAAAAAGGCGCGTTCTATGTACAGGCTGGCCCGAGGCCGGTTATCAGCAGGAGCTGCCGGCAAAAAGTGTGAATCGACGTTGCTGTAGAATCCTACCCTGTGGAAACCAGACTGGCTTTCAGGTACATAAATCCAGTGTTCTTTAGGGCAAGCCGGCCCCTGTACAGCACCAATATTCAACACCAGCACAGCTGTATGCGGATCTGACTTCATGGCGGGCTGAAGTCCGGTCATCTCCAGCATCTGGTTCAGTGGCAACGACGAAATTAACCGATCATACGGACGGCTTTCACCATCCTCAAAAAATACCGTCCGCGCTGCCGTATCAATTTTGACAACCCGTTTATTGTAGTGTACCTCACAGGCATCGGCCATGCGCAACGAAAGCTCGTCGAGGCCTTCTGCAGGATATACAAACGTAGCGTTGTATCCGACCGCAGGCGTTTGCTCAGCTGCGCCTTGTTCTACCAGTTTTAAATCGAGCGGCGTTTTGTAGTTGTCTTGTGGCCGTATGCTGCGCCACAAGCCTGCGGTGTACAGGTCGTGGAACGGCGCAAAGAACAGGGCATTCAGGGTTGGCCCAAATTGCGCGCGTACCCAGTCTTCCATCGTTTTAATGTCAGGTTGCGCCGCATTTAGCAATTCAGCGAGGGCCGTGGAGGCGAGGGTCTCCGGCAGATACGAGAGGTGATACTGCAGTGGATACGGTACATACTGATCGTGCGCCGGCAAAAACACAGCCGAAGAACGGTTGTATTTTTTGATGTTGATGTACTGCCCAATGAAATCCAGTATTTCCTGGTCGCCGCCAAAAATCCAGTGGCCGCCGCCATATTCAAATCGATAGGCATCCGGCGGTACCGTCCCACCACTGTTGCGTTGCTGGCTGCCGGGTGACAGGTGATAAGATGAGCAAATTCCACCAGGTACAGCTTCTGCTTCAAAGACGGGAAATCCAGATTTGATACCGGCCGCAAGGCCCGTCATGCCTGCGCCTAGAATAAACGTGTTCAGTGTCTTATGCCTCAGTAATCGTTCAAATATCAGATAGTCGGTTGCATGCAACGCCCAATCAATCCGTTAACCACGCACTTAGATCCCGATCAATAAGATCCTGGAGTTGCTCGATGTCTTCCTTGTAGGCAGCTTGCAACTTATTGGCGATCCTTTTTTCAAGCGCAGGACGTGCCAGATTCAGGCGTTGTACACCGGAAACCAACCGGCCCCTTGTTTGCGCCGGCAGATACCGCACCAATACTTTTTTTAATGCACTGGTACCAGACAAAAACTGCTGCAGCGGTTTGACTCGGGGAATGCCGGACCGGTTTGGTTTGCGGGAAAGATCGGGTTCAAAGGCTGCATCTACATCCAGAAAAGAAAAACATCGGGCTAAAACGGACGGTGCATCAGCAACAAAATCGTCATACAACAGGAAAAGCAGTTGCGTGCGCGGGAAAAGTGCCAGATACCGTTCAACCTGCGCAGCGTACCTGCCCATTGCCTCGTAGTGCCACAAATGCTCCCAGCCGGCGGTGCGGCGCTCCTTTTCCAGCAAAAGGCCTTCGCCAAAGTGCGTGCAAGGCTCACGCCCGTCCCTGCGCAGGTGTAGAAAACTTGCATGGGCACGCGCAACCGGATTGCGTAAGACAACGATTAGCTTTGCCTGCGGCACCTGCCGGGCAATATTGGATGCAGCATCGGGATGATATAAGTATAGCGGAGAAACCTCCCCAACAACCTGTCCCGGCTGAGCCCCCTTAAAAAGGGCGTGATAAGCCTGCAAATCCGTCACGCTGTTTCGCCCCACTGTTTCTCGGTCTCCGGGCCCGGAGAACAACGCTGGCAATTCCTCAGCCGGCGTATCCTGCAGGGCAAAAAAATTAGGCTCTCGCACCGGACACGCAAAAACTTCTGGGTGCTGCGACAGGTAATAAAACAGCGCTGTAGTCCCCGACTTTGCTGCCCCAATGAGTATAAAATCAGGAAATCGCATGTTTACCCAGTAAAACCGCAGTTATCTTCGCGAAATTCTTCTCGAAAAGGCACAAAAGTGGAACGATTAATGTCACTAGCGGGTCTGTTTCTGACTGTTGCCTGTAGCCACCTATCTAGCAGTCAGACCTCGAATCAAGCTTCGTCCTATCAGGTTCTTTCACAGTTCATTATACATGAGCATTTATTCTTCGCAAGCTATCCTGCATATAGTTGCCCGCATTGGCCTCCCGTGCTTTTGCGCCCTGTTTCTAAACATAGCATTCCTGAGCACATCAGCATACAGCCAGTCTGATTCGTTTGACCCATCATGGATCAACCAGGGCACGACGTATGCCAAGCTGGCTGTACTGGAAGACGGCATGTACCGAATTTCGGGCACACAACTGGCAGACGCCGGCGTGCCCCTTGCCAATATCAACCCGGCCAGCCTGAAGATATTCCACAGAGGACAAGAAATACCATTATGGCTCGAAGGCGGAACTGCTGCTGCATTGCAGCCATCGGATGCGTTCATTTTTGCCGGCAGCAGAAATACGGGTGATGAAGAAGCCTGGGCATACAACGGAGATGCCTCCCTGCAGGGCAGTACCCATTTCAGCCTGTTCTCCGACACAACCTGGTACTGGGTAACCTGGGATGGTGAAGCTGGCCGGCGCTATGCCGATACGGACCCCAATCAGCCCCTGAACAACCCCGTCGCTGTTTCTTCGTTTCGCGACACCCTGCATATTGAAGAAGACAACCTCTACTATTTTGGCGATTCCGATGACGCTGCCCAGCCGGAATATACCCGTGGCGAAGGGTATTTCGAGCGGCTAATTTCACATCTCGACACGGCCCCAATCAGGGAAACATTTCCCTTAAATCTAGCTGACGCGGCTGCCTCAACAGACTCCCTTGTTGTAACAGCTCGGCTGAGTAGTGGCTCTGCACCACAACATCTTGTTACGTTACAGTTGGAAGCTGATGGTGTGCCACAAAGCTGCGCAACCTGTACAGCACAGGTTGAATGGTCGGGATATGCCTACCGGGACCTTCGGATTGCACTCCCGCAAAACCTTGTTACCGGCGCTACGACACTAAACGCCGTTGTGGTGTCGGACAACTCATTCAACAGTGTTCCAAACCGCGTATTCATCGATTGGGTTGAAGCGTCTTACATCCGAAATACAGTGTTGCCGGCCAATCAGCTATCCATGGCTTTTGATGCTGGCGGCGCACGAACCCTTCGCGTTACAAACCAGGGTACTGCCCCACTGGCAGCCTTCAGCCCGCGTGACAGCCGGCGCTTTTTGCTCGCACAGGAAGCCGGCAACACGTATGCTTTTAACGATGATGCATCAGGGCCAGTCACTTACACCATTGTTGATGCAGATGGCTTTCTTGCGCCGGCTGACATCCAGATTCGCCAACCTGTCGATCTAGCCGCATCACCCGGCGCAGTAGATTACATCATCATTACAACGCCTGCGCTTACAGCCTCAGCCAATGACCTGGCCAACTACCGGCAGCAGGCTGATGGGTACAACACGCTCATTGTAAATCAATACGATATTTTCGACCAGTTTGATTACGGCCGCCCTACCCCGCTGGCCATCCGCCGTTTTGTGCATGCCGCGCTTGATTGGCCCGAACCCCCTGCCTTTGTCATGTTTTGGGGGGATATTCTACGGCCAGAAGACAACCGGGCACGGCGCCAACTCTTCCCCTGGGAAGTCCTTTCTTTTGGCTATGCACCGGCAGACGGCTGGTTTGGTATGCAAAAAAATGGTGCAACAGATTGGATTGAACGCCCCGCCATTGGCCGTATTCCGATCAGAGACAATGAAACAGGGTCCTTTTTTGTAGAAAAGATCAGCAACTATGAAGCCGGCACCGTTGCAGCCTGGCAAAAAAGAATGCTGCTCCTGGTCGGCGGACAAACCCAGTTCGAGCAGGCCCGTCTCCGTAGCCATGCCCTTTCATGGGGTGAACACGCCACAGGGCTTCCCACAGGGATGGATACGCTCCGATTTTTCAAAACCGCCTCAGACCCTCTCGACCCTACATTCCAGGATGCCTTAAACGATGCATTTAAAGACGGTGCTTCCTGGGTAAGCTATTTTGGTCACTCAGCAGCTGATACGTGGGAGATTGTCACTGAAGCGCCAGAAGACTACGACAATGCAGACCGCTTGCCCGTTGTACTCTCCATGGGATGTAACACAGGCAACTTTGCCGGCGGTAGGTTTGAATTAACCGACCGCCTCGTTTATGGAGAACGCCTTGTGCTTGCCTCCATGAATGGCGCCATTGCCCACTGGGGCTCCTCAAGCGCTTCAACAATCGACCAGCCCGCGTTGCTCACCGACCAATTGCATCAGGTTGTATTTCAGGATACCGTCCGCGTGCTCGGGCTCGCCCTCATAGAAGCAAAACGACGCTATATCACTTCCCGAACGCAAACTGCCAGCGCCTACAATGTGTTGTTACAATACGGCCTGATTGGGGACCCGGCAACACGCGTACGCATTGCCGACAAACCCGAATTTCAAACAGCAGCCGAGGCCATTGAAGTTACACCACTTACGCCAGTCCCGGCAGATGGCAATGTGACCGTAGAAACAGCCATTCGCAATTGGGGCCTTTTGCCAACCGATTCGGTAGATGTTCAGCTTACCCATATCAGCCCGTCAGGCAACGAAGACGCGCTCTCCACAAAAATTCTCCCCCGACAGCGAGAAGAAATTGTCCAGTTCAATGTGCCGATTGGCAATCCCGATATTGGCGAAAATACATTTCAGGTTTCGATTGACCCGGTCAATATATTCGAAGAAGTGGATGAGTTGAACAATGTAGCGTCGAAGAATCACACGATTTTCTCAGCCGGCCTTGCGCTCATTTCACCAGCAGACTTCGCGCTGATCCCAGCCATCCAACCAACACTTCTGATCAGCCTTGCAACCAACGACGCAACTGCACGCACCATTGCATTTGAAGTTGACACCGTACCGTCGTTCGATTCGCCGGCATTACAACAGGGTGAGGTACAGACAACCGGCGCGATTGCCTCCTGGCAGGTAGATATCGCGCTAAATGATAAACAATCCTATTACTGGCGCGCGCGCATTAACAGCAACGACCAGTCT
Above is a genomic segment from Bacteroidota bacterium containing:
- a CDS encoding single-stranded DNA-binding protein, with the protein product MARGINKVILVGNLGQDPELRYTGSGTAVCNMRLATNDSYKDASGQLVDKTEWHSVVAWSRLAEICGEYLKKGSQVYFEGSLQTRSYDDKDGNTKWVTEIKAREMMILSGRGENMGGGGGGNGYQGGQSRPQQQQQPAAAPADAFTPDDDLPF
- a CDS encoding NAD(P)/FAD-dependent oxidoreductase translates to MVDVAIIGGGPAGLQAALVLARTRKDVIVFDSTSPPRNGASHGVHNVLGLDGLLPAEIRSQAWAQINVYQCAGLRKERVDNIEIDDAGVFVLSSENGTQLKAKRVIIALGYEDIYPSIEGFSEAWANTIIPCPFCDGYENRDRVWGLVINSAMQAAHFPALVKNWTASARLILNQKEVVLDVKDEEKLRENGFTIHAGSIVEIEQVNGNVKSVKLDTGEVVEIETLWWAPARKKSALEEKVIRDFQLSLDEMGLIQTDESGQTDVKGLYAVGDVAQMPPSALGAMVGGNTAALSIIRAWFG
- a CDS encoding glycosyltransferase, with product MALAPLQAEPLVSVLMPSYNYASYVTAAIASVQAQSWTHLEIIVCDDGSTDGSADIVRRLAASDDRIRLIVQENAGVAVALNRAFAAARGEVICLLDADDVYEATKIAAVVATMQRKQQAGFVQHAMSVVDAAGEFIRTLPTHGHFEAGWLGPALLKRGGRWRNMPASALSFRREVAERLFPLPAAYLSSMADAYLYMLAPLLTEVAYQPEPLSSYRLHGNNLTGALHFDAQLSRKYVEGIARVHAAVKDAVDRRGLSLPAYAAADHLTHNEHQFMVQLFSGAARGALWSMYRVLVRQIRADDLYPEKRKLAGIAVLGVAILLPLQSRAGWVSRMMG
- a CDS encoding FAD-dependent oxidoreductase: MTGLAAGIKSGFPVFEAEAVPGGICSSYHLSPGSQQRNSGGTVPPDAYRFEYGGGHWIFGGDQEILDFIGQYINIKKYNRSSAVFLPAHDQYVPYPLQYHLSYLPETLASTALAELLNAAQPDIKTMEDWVRAQFGPTLNALFFAPFHDLYTAGLWRSIRPQDNYKTPLDLKLVEQGAAEQTPAVGYNATFVYPAEGLDELSLRMADACEVHYNKRVVKIDTAARTVFFEDGESRPYDRLISSLPLNQMLEMTGLQPAMKSDPHTAVLVLNIGAVQGPACPKEHWIYVPESQSGFHRVGFYSNVDSHFLPAAPADNRPRASLYIERAFLPDARPSTEEIAKYEREVVAELQAWGMIEEAEVVDATWVEVAYTWSWPGSAWINASMALLREHGIDMLGRYGRWHFQGIAASIREGLQVDV
- a CDS encoding sulfotransferase — encoded protein: MRFPDFILIGAAKSGTTALFYYLSQHPEVFACPVREPNFFALQDTPAEELPALFSGPGDRETVGRNSVTDLQAYHALFKGAQPGQVVGEVSPLYLYHPDAASNIARQVPQAKLIVVLRNPVARAHASFLHLRRDGREPCTHFGEGLLLEKERRTAGWEHLWHYEAMGRYAAQVERYLALFPRTQLLFLLYDDFVADAPSVLARCFSFLDVDAAFEPDLSRKPNRSGIPRVKPLQQFLSGTSALKKVLVRYLPAQTRGRLVSGVQRLNLARPALEKRIANKLQAAYKEDIEQLQDLIDRDLSAWLTD
- a CDS encoding C25 family cysteine peptidase encodes the protein MSIYSSQAILHIVARIGLPCFCALFLNIAFLSTSAYSQSDSFDPSWINQGTTYAKLAVLEDGMYRISGTQLADAGVPLANINPASLKIFHRGQEIPLWLEGGTAAALQPSDAFIFAGSRNTGDEEAWAYNGDASLQGSTHFSLFSDTTWYWVTWDGEAGRRYADTDPNQPLNNPVAVSSFRDTLHIEEDNLYYFGDSDDAAQPEYTRGEGYFERLISHLDTAPIRETFPLNLADAAASTDSLVVTARLSSGSAPQHLVTLQLEADGVPQSCATCTAQVEWSGYAYRDLRIALPQNLVTGATTLNAVVVSDNSFNSVPNRVFIDWVEASYIRNTVLPANQLSMAFDAGGARTLRVTNQGTAPLAAFSPRDSRRFLLAQEAGNTYAFNDDASGPVTYTIVDADGFLAPADIQIRQPVDLAASPGAVDYIIITTPALTASANDLANYRQQADGYNTLIVNQYDIFDQFDYGRPTPLAIRRFVHAALDWPEPPAFVMFWGDILRPEDNRARRQLFPWEVLSFGYAPADGWFGMQKNGATDWIERPAIGRIPIRDNETGSFFVEKISNYEAGTVAAWQKRMLLLVGGQTQFEQARLRSHALSWGEHATGLPTGMDTLRFFKTASDPLDPTFQDALNDAFKDGASWVSYFGHSAADTWEIVTEAPEDYDNADRLPVVLSMGCNTGNFAGGRFELTDRLVYGERLVLASMNGAIAHWGSSSASTIDQPALLTDQLHQVVFQDTVRVLGLALIEAKRRYITSRTQTASAYNVLLQYGLIGDPATRVRIADKPEFQTAAEAIEVTPLTPVPADGNVTVETAIRNWGLLPTDSVDVQLTHISPSGNEDALSTKILPRQREEIVQFNVPIGNPDIGENTFQVSIDPVNIFEEVDELNNVASKNHTIFSAGLALISPADFALIPAIQPTLLISLATNDATARTIAFEVDTVPSFDSPALQQGEVQTTGAIASWQVDIALNDKQSYYWRARINSNDQSGVWQNGHFTVDQSVTQTGWTQQGRLFENNETDDFLQWNTDAQAWIFSEFKVDVRSTAERGAGFEKGQFIVNGTRFLGVTLGYGVLVLDGLTGQLKDYASFPTYNISEDLQERFDTDSTRAVAGLTDMLTNLETGDYLFVRTRHLGNLNGPTIQEEVKQLFRDLGSQQIDGLTYSHLWLMTTRVGFPAETMEWVEPPSSTSINEIAQDTTLFFNQSAGYTKSPLIGPASDWRTLSGTVTLPNTDSDISVNVLNPETGAILLENQQLSGSIDLSALDAVTYPYLQLEANVVDLSQASTPQLDAWTVFFEPTVELAIDPSATTFSADTLAVAQTLDIATAATNLSTRPAPLSVLTYTLTNASNEESVLARDTLRNLGPGAQYQSALQVETTDLAGTNRIRIALDQPGVTEPFLLNNVLIREFVVLTDNEEPLLEVLIDSEMLPADFQPVQNLQDPALPFVSTRPTIELTISDDGAFQLLNDTNLVQLELDDVTVHFSDPQVQFEPGTVEKNEARIVFTPDLSGRDTTHTLFARVFDPAGNEADNSPYQVHFRVQSAFEIESLYPYPNPMHTATTFAFRLRGDEAMQADDFRIRIFTLSGRLIKEFDLIEDPGLLEIPGLRIGWNKLGWDGRDADGDRVAPGVYLYKVFLSAAGESIDVNNSSSVEKIVVLR